A part of Ammospiza caudacuta isolate bAmmCau1 chromosome 7, bAmmCau1.pri, whole genome shotgun sequence genomic DNA contains:
- the GLRX2 gene encoding glutaredoxin 2 isoform X1, which yields MALQGALRRVAAAWGGRYRMGNRQTACVGLSCGATVNQIQDIISRNCVVIFSKTTCSYCSMTKNLFKRLNVSYTAVELDLNRNGKQFQDILEQMTGGRTVPRVFINGTCVGGATDAQRLHEEGKLLPLINQCQSRQPC from the exons ATGGCcctgcagggggcgctgcgcCGCGTGGCCGCGGCCTGGGGTGGGCG CTATAGAATGGGGAACAGACAGACGGCTTGTGTAGGATTGTCGTGTGGTGCTACCGTGAATCAAATACAG GACATTATTTCACGCAACTGTGTGGTGATTTTCTCTAAAACAACATGTTCATACTGCAGTATGACAAAAAACCTCTTTAAGCGTCTGAATGTGAGTTACACAGCTGTGGAACTGGACCTAAATAGAAATGGAAAGCAGTTCCAAGACATTCTGGAACAGATGACTGGTGGCAGAACA GTCCCAAGAGTGTTTATCAATGGGACTTGTGTTGGAGGGGCAACAGATGCTCAAAGGCTTCATGAGGAAGGCAAACTGCTGCCTTTAATTAATCAGTGTCAATCAAGGCAACCTTGCTGA
- the GLRX2 gene encoding glutaredoxin 2 isoform X2 produces the protein MGNRQTACVGLSCGATVNQIQDIISRNCVVIFSKTTCSYCSMTKNLFKRLNVSYTAVELDLNRNGKQFQDILEQMTGGRTVPRVFINGTCVGGATDAQRLHEEGKLLPLINQCQSRQPC, from the exons ATGGGGAACAGACAGACGGCTTGTGTAGGATTGTCGTGTGGTGCTACCGTGAATCAAATACAG GACATTATTTCACGCAACTGTGTGGTGATTTTCTCTAAAACAACATGTTCATACTGCAGTATGACAAAAAACCTCTTTAAGCGTCTGAATGTGAGTTACACAGCTGTGGAACTGGACCTAAATAGAAATGGAAAGCAGTTCCAAGACATTCTGGAACAGATGACTGGTGGCAGAACA GTCCCAAGAGTGTTTATCAATGGGACTTGTGTTGGAGGGGCAACAGATGCTCAAAGGCTTCATGAGGAAGGCAAACTGCTGCCTTTAATTAATCAGTGTCAATCAAGGCAACCTTGCTGA